The sequence TGTTGGCCTTGAACCATAACCGTCACAGCTTTACTTGAGCCGGCATGCATCTTCTCAATCATTAGGTGAATTTCACGGGTTGAGTCTTGCGTTCTTAAGGCGAGGTTGCGTACTTCATCGGCAACCACAGCAAAGCCACGGCCTTGTTCGCCAGCACGGGCTGCTTCAATCGCCGCGTTTAATGCCAGTAGGTTTGTTTGCTCGGCAATTTCCTCAATCACCTGCATAACTTTACCAATTTGACTGCTGTCTTCAGATAACTGGTCAATAACCTCAGCAGCCTCTAAAACTTTTTCTGCCAAGTCATTGATACTGGTTTGCGTCTTATTAACTTCTTCTTGACCGGCATTGAACTCGTTCATTGCCACTTGCGCCAGTTGTGCCGCCTCACTGGTGTGCCCTGCAACGTGCGTTACAGTGTGAGACATTTGTGAAATAGCCGCCGCACCTTGCTCGGTTGATAGTTTTTGGTTGCCTATCAAGTCTTCGTTTTGATGAGCGGTTAGCAATAAGCTTTCTGATGCGCTTAGTAGCTGTTTTGCAGTGTGCATTGAGTTTTTCGTCAAGGCAGTTAGGTGCGCACTCAGGTCTTTTACCGCACTGAGAATACTATTGCTGGATAGAGCGTCTATCTGCACGGTTAAGTCGCCTGATGCGATTTTGCGAATAACAAATGCAGCTTTTTCTGGCTCGCCACCGATAATTTTTTTCAGACTGTTTACCACGCTCAGTGCCACAGCAATACCCACAATGATTGCGAAAAAAGTAACAATAAGCATGATGGTCTGAAAACTGTTGGTCTGGCCTACAGCGGTGCTGACTTCTTTTTGTATGGAGATTTCTTGGTAGTCAATTAGTGCGTTAATACGCTTAAGCCATTCGCTGTAGGCCGGTGAGACTGTGCCTAATAGCAACGTTGTAGCCTCATTAAAGCGGTTGTTGTTGATCAGGTTGAGTAGCTTTTCTGTTTCAGCAAGGGTGCTGCTTTCGATGTTTTTAATCGCTTGCAGCATGCTTTTTTCTTCAGCGGTTTGAGTGGTGTTTGCATACATGCTGTCTAAGGTAACAGCTGCTTTTTGATAGAAATTATTAAGCTCAATGATATTGTTTTGATGAATAATAGATTTTTCAGTGCTGCCCACTAGAACAGCATCGCGTATAGCGATAGCTCTGTCGTGCACACTGCCACGAAAGTTAATGGCTTGGCGCTGCTCAACGGCTGTTTGCTTGGAAAGCTGATTTAGATTTTTATCGGCAATGCTGATTTTATATAAGCCCAGTACGTTTATGGCCAACATAATAAGCAAAAGAACGCCGAAGCCAGCATACAGGCGGTTGGTGATTTTCATGTATCAATCCTTAAATTCTGGAATTACTTAGTGGATGTATCGCCCATTATGCTTAAAACTGTAATAGTTATGTGGTTGTTTACTGGCTGTAGAAAATTGCGCATACGGCGTCAGGTAAATTGACTGAGCAGGGTACAGTAAAGAGCTGCGCAAGATAAGCCATGCTTTGTCGGCTATGGATGGCGCTTGCCTTTAGAATTGGCCGCTAAGAGTTAACCTCGCACTCAAGGTGCGAGGTTTTCTTTAGGGTATGGATGGCTAGATTTTAAAACGCACGACGAGGCTGTGTAGCTCCTGTCCTAAGCGTGCTAACTCAAGTGACGAAGCAGCTGTTTCTTCTGCTGCCGCTGCCGACTGGTCAGCAGCGCTATTCACATTCACCACGTTGCGGTTGATTTCTTCTGCAACCAAGCTTTGCTCTTCCGCAGCAGTAGCAATTTGTGCGCCCATAGCCTGCATCTCAAGCACCACGCGCGCAATAGCTTGCAATTCATTGTAGGCTTCTTGCACTAATTCCAACGTAGAGTCGGCAAGGGTACGGCTACTGTCCATCATAGCCACCGCATTGCCTGAGCCTTTTTGCAGGCTGTCAATGAGGTCTTCAATTTGTGAAGTTGACTCTTGCGTGCGATGGGCTAAGTTGCGTACTTCATCGGCAACCACAGCAAAGCCACGGCCTGCTTCGCCAGCGCGTGCAGCCTCAATAGCTGCGTTTAGTGCCAAGAGATTGGTTTGATCGGCAAGACCGTTAATGACCGTCAGCACTGCTGAAATATTTTTACTGTCTTCATTTAAACGGTGCATTGCGTCTGCACTTTGCTGCACCTGAGTCGTTAAACGGTTATTGGCATCTAGTGCGCCTTGCAACACTTGCTCGCCATTTATCGCCAAACGATTGGCTTTTTCACCGGATGCCGCAGCGTCTTCTGC comes from Pseudomonas sp. C27(2019) and encodes:
- a CDS encoding methyl-accepting chemotaxis protein, whose translation is MLIVTFFAIIVGIAVALSVVNSLKKIIGGEPEKAAFVIRKIASGDLTVQIDALSSNSILSAVKDLSAHLTALTKNSMHTAKQLLSASESLLLTAHQNEDLIGNQKLSTEQGAAAISQMSHTVTHVAGHTSEAAQLAQVAMNEFNAGQEEVNKTQTSINDLAEKVLEAAEVIDQLSEDSSQIGKVMQVIEEIAEQTNLLALNAAIEAARAGEQGRGFAVVADEVRNLALRTQDSTREIHLMIEKMHAGSSKAVTVMVQGQQQASLSVDQARRAGESLNTINSSVTRITDMNQQIAQTTEQQSAVANEISDNFSQITQSAILAEQEAAKITSASKELETLARSLEQNVKQFKTD
- a CDS encoding methyl-accepting chemotaxis protein; translation: MHRLNEDSKNISAVLTVINGLADQTNLLALNAAIEAARAGEAGRGFAVVADEVRNLAHRTQESTSQIEDLIDSLQKGSGNAVAMMDSSRTLADSTLELVQEAYNELQAIARVVLEMQAMGAQIATAAEEQSLVAEEINRNVVNVNSAADQSAAAAEETAASSLELARLGQELHSLVVRFKI